A region of Leifsonia xyli DNA encodes the following proteins:
- a CDS encoding preprotein translocase subunit TatC: protein MTLAEHFVELRKRLFRSALALLVGSVVGWFLSGYVMDALRGPITEIAKQQDRVATLNYDSITGAFDLKMQVAITIGAIISSPVWLYQIWAFFVPALTRRELKYGFGFFFTAVPLFIAGGVTGWLLVPHIVTLLTSFAPAPDTAIIGAKTYFDFILKLVIAVGIAFVLPVFLVLLNFVGVLSAKSIIASWRWALILIALFTAIATPAADVLSMFLLAIPMVGLYFAAYGVAWVHDRRAAKAANRLEAELAA from the coding sequence ATGACGCTCGCCGAGCATTTCGTCGAGCTTCGCAAACGCCTCTTCCGCTCCGCCCTGGCGCTGCTGGTCGGCTCCGTCGTCGGCTGGTTCCTGAGCGGCTACGTGATGGATGCCCTGCGCGGCCCCATCACCGAGATCGCGAAGCAGCAGGACCGCGTCGCGACGCTGAACTATGACAGCATCACGGGCGCGTTCGACCTGAAGATGCAGGTCGCGATCACCATCGGCGCGATCATCTCGAGCCCGGTCTGGCTGTACCAGATATGGGCGTTCTTCGTCCCCGCGCTGACGCGGAGGGAGCTCAAGTACGGCTTCGGGTTCTTCTTCACCGCCGTGCCGCTGTTCATCGCGGGAGGCGTGACCGGCTGGCTCCTGGTGCCGCACATCGTGACCCTGCTGACGAGCTTCGCTCCCGCCCCGGACACCGCGATCATCGGGGCAAAGACCTATTTCGACTTCATCCTGAAGCTGGTGATCGCGGTCGGGATCGCGTTCGTTCTCCCGGTGTTCCTCGTGCTGCTGAACTTCGTCGGGGTGCTGAGCGCGAAATCGATCATCGCGTCCTGGCGCTGGGCGCTCATCCTGATCGCCCTGTTCACCGCGATCGCGACCCCGGCCGCCGACGTACTGTCGATGTTCCTGCTCGCGATACCGATGGTGGGGCTGTACTTCGCGGCCTACGGCGTCGCGTGGGTACACGACCGTCGCGCCGCCAAGGCCGCGAACCGGCTGGAGGCCGAGCTCGCCGCCTGA
- a CDS encoding electron transporter yields the protein MADRSLRGMRLGAQSLQSEEGVVYSPRSRYTYLCTVCGQETEMVFSAEAEAPDTWECKHCGHEARLLVNDTPVEVDHTDVKTPRSHWDMLLERRTRAELEELLEERLQYLRARRGTSERKHSA from the coding sequence ATGGCAGATCGCAGCTTGCGCGGAATGAGACTCGGCGCCCAGAGCCTACAGAGCGAAGAAGGCGTCGTCTACTCTCCGCGTTCCCGTTACACCTACCTGTGCACCGTCTGCGGGCAGGAGACCGAAATGGTCTTCTCCGCAGAGGCCGAGGCACCCGACACCTGGGAGTGCAAGCACTGCGGGCATGAGGCCCGCCTTCTGGTCAACGACACCCCCGTCGAGGTCGACCACACCGACGTCAAGACGCCGCGCAGCCACTGGGACATGCTGCTCGAGCGCCGTACCCGCGCCGAGCTCGAGGAGCTCCTGGAGGAGCGCCTCCAGTACCTGCGGGCCCGTCGCGGCACCAGCGAGCGCAAGCACAGCGCCTGA
- a CDS encoding apolipoprotein N-acyltransferase — translation MHILPRAPLPLWLAVIVAATAGPVLDAGFPALDWWPFTFIGIAMVLLAQRGRRAGSAFLVGFVAGEAFYLVHVAWTALYLGPLPWIALSTLEALFWGVGGILITLAYRWVPRAFPTRLGRLGLLPVVIAGLWVLREFVTGTWPYGGFSWGRVAESQSTSPLAPLVAWLGISGLSFTMVWLVAFLIELDGTVDVRRSSRAFLAGIAIVLLFAIPAWPATTNGTTRIAAVQGNGPAGYFDNAPPGAVFDTQVTETLRIPAAQTTGGKKVDMVVWPEGSALPDPTRDPDTAAILDALSRKLGAPFIVGTITQRDDRLYNTSLQWEAGKGAVDYYDKKHPVPFGEYVPDRAFWRPFAPDLIDLIGRDYTPGTRDNVFDVGGVRAGISICFDIVDDQLLTDMMHGGAQVILAQTNNADFGQTDENQQQLAIARLRAIESGRSLVNISTVGSSQIVGPDGRTITAIAPFKPGHMVADVPLGTTTTPATLLSRGIEFLVAGLGLFGLLVAFTGRRGTPASPVPPLE, via the coding sequence GTGCACATCCTCCCGCGAGCCCCGCTTCCGCTCTGGCTCGCGGTGATCGTGGCCGCGACCGCCGGGCCGGTGCTCGATGCGGGATTCCCGGCGCTCGACTGGTGGCCGTTCACCTTCATCGGGATCGCGATGGTGCTGCTGGCCCAGCGCGGGCGGCGGGCGGGTTCGGCGTTCCTTGTCGGGTTCGTCGCGGGCGAGGCGTTCTACCTGGTCCACGTCGCCTGGACGGCGCTGTACCTCGGCCCGCTGCCGTGGATCGCGCTCTCCACCCTGGAGGCGCTGTTCTGGGGCGTCGGCGGCATCCTGATCACCCTCGCGTACCGCTGGGTCCCGCGCGCGTTCCCGACCCGGCTCGGGAGGCTCGGACTGCTGCCGGTGGTCATCGCCGGGCTCTGGGTGCTGCGGGAGTTCGTGACCGGCACCTGGCCGTACGGCGGGTTCTCGTGGGGACGCGTGGCCGAGTCCCAGTCGACGAGTCCGCTCGCGCCCCTGGTCGCGTGGCTGGGCATCTCGGGCCTCAGCTTTACCATGGTCTGGCTGGTGGCGTTCCTGATCGAGCTCGACGGAACTGTGGATGTTCGCAGGAGCTCCCGTGCTTTCCTCGCCGGTATCGCCATCGTCCTGCTGTTCGCCATCCCGGCGTGGCCTGCGACGACGAACGGCACGACGCGCATCGCGGCCGTGCAGGGCAACGGGCCGGCCGGGTACTTCGACAACGCTCCGCCCGGCGCCGTCTTCGACACCCAGGTGACCGAGACGCTGCGGATCCCGGCGGCGCAGACGACCGGCGGCAAGAAGGTCGACATGGTGGTGTGGCCCGAGGGATCGGCGCTGCCCGACCCGACGCGCGACCCCGACACCGCCGCCATCCTGGATGCCCTCAGCCGCAAGCTCGGCGCTCCCTTCATCGTCGGCACGATCACCCAGCGCGACGACAGGCTCTACAACACCTCGCTGCAGTGGGAGGCCGGGAAGGGGGCCGTCGACTACTACGACAAGAAGCATCCCGTGCCGTTCGGCGAGTACGTGCCGGACCGCGCGTTCTGGCGGCCCTTCGCTCCCGACCTCATCGACCTGATCGGCCGCGACTACACGCCGGGGACGCGGGACAACGTCTTCGACGTGGGCGGCGTGCGCGCCGGCATCTCGATCTGCTTCGACATCGTCGACGACCAGCTGCTCACCGACATGATGCACGGGGGAGCGCAGGTCATCCTGGCGCAGACCAACAACGCCGACTTCGGACAGACGGACGAGAACCAGCAGCAGCTCGCGATCGCGCGGCTGCGCGCCATCGAGTCGGGGCGGTCGCTGGTGAACATCTCGACGGTCGGCAGCAGCCAGATCGTCGGACCGGACGGGCGGACGATCACCGCGATCGCGCCGTTCAAGCCGGGGCACATGGTCGCGGATGTGCCGCTGGGGACGACCACCACGCCGGCGACCCTGCTCAGCCGGGGGATCGAATTCCTCGTCGCCGGCCTCGGCCTGTTCGGGCTCCTGGTCGCGTTCACCGGGCGGCGCGGGACGCCGGCGTCTCCGGTTCCGCCGCTGGAATGA
- a CDS encoding preprotein translocase subunit TatA, whose translation MFAGLTGWHLLIILAVILLLFGAPKLPALAKSIGQSMRIFKGEVDELKKDGKDNASDTPADGTQNATPAPTVAPAPVDPSTEPKPKS comes from the coding sequence GGACTGACCGGATGGCATCTGCTCATCATCCTCGCCGTGATCCTGCTGCTCTTCGGTGCGCCCAAGCTCCCGGCCCTCGCCAAGAGCATCGGCCAGTCGATGCGCATCTTCAAGGGCGAGGTCGACGAGCTGAAGAAGGACGGCAAGGACAACGCGTCCGACACGCCCGCCGACGGCACCCAGAACGCGACGCCGGCCCCCACGGTCGCTCCCGCGCCGGTCGACCCCTCGACCGAGCCCAAGCCGAAGTCCTAA
- a CDS encoding peptidase S9, whose product MKAADLDLLVGVSTPTVHPGGGRAVVSITHPSLSADAAVGQLWTIPLGGHAAPKLLTRGFRDTAPRFSPDGRLLAFLRAEPKRPPQLHVVDAAGGEPVAVTDRTLGVTEFDWAPDGRSLAFVSREPEQGRYGTVEGIDPNGEPPRRIDTLKYQANGLGYTIDRHAHVFVVAVPDVWSAPTPAPVPLPDGSSDPAPTVAEPRQLTDGPYDDGSISFSPDGSRIAFVSARHASRDADLRSNVFTVPVEGGEPRDLTGPHGSYSVVDAQYAKNGVLFFTAQDVGESGRDFVARNTALYVIDGEGAVPRILTDPETVDFTESGIAAYGDDAVLLVDRRRGALVLTEVDASGALRTLTDDQTVVGGAGVADDTIVVNFADARTAGDVALVDGDRLHRLTDLSAPLRGKGVLPPQELTVTGRDGYPIHGWVVVPEGEGPHPVLLNIHGGPFASYTGALFDEAQVYAAAGYAVVMSNPRGSAGYGQEHGRVIRQKMGTVDLNDVLDFLDGSIQQVAGLDGERVGIMGGSYGGYLTAWTIAHDHRFAGAIVERGFLDPDAFVGTSDIGSFFGDEYTGTDPELMRSQSPQAVVDQVRTPTLVLHSSADLRCPLGQAERYYAALKRRGVETELVIFPGEDHELSRSGRPRHRKQRFDIILAWWADHLPSRSNHR is encoded by the coding sequence GTGAAGGCCGCCGACCTCGACCTGCTCGTCGGCGTCTCCACGCCGACCGTCCACCCCGGAGGCGGCCGCGCCGTCGTGTCCATCACGCATCCGTCGCTGTCCGCGGACGCCGCGGTCGGGCAGTTGTGGACCATCCCGCTCGGCGGCCACGCGGCGCCCAAGCTGCTGACCCGCGGCTTCCGCGACACCGCACCGCGCTTCTCGCCGGACGGCCGTCTGCTGGCGTTCCTCCGTGCCGAGCCGAAGCGGCCGCCGCAGCTCCACGTCGTCGACGCCGCCGGCGGAGAGCCGGTCGCGGTCACCGACCGCACGCTGGGCGTGACCGAGTTCGACTGGGCGCCGGACGGGCGCAGCCTCGCGTTCGTCAGCCGGGAGCCCGAGCAGGGCCGCTACGGCACGGTCGAGGGGATCGACCCGAACGGGGAGCCTCCACGTCGGATCGACACCCTGAAATATCAGGCCAACGGTCTCGGCTACACGATCGACCGGCACGCGCACGTGTTCGTGGTCGCCGTCCCGGATGTGTGGTCGGCGCCGACACCGGCTCCGGTCCCGCTGCCCGACGGGTCCAGCGACCCGGCACCGACGGTCGCCGAGCCGCGGCAGCTGACCGATGGACCGTACGACGACGGCTCGATCTCGTTCTCGCCGGACGGCAGCAGGATCGCGTTCGTGTCGGCGCGGCACGCCAGCCGCGACGCCGACCTGCGCTCGAACGTCTTCACCGTTCCCGTCGAGGGCGGGGAGCCGCGCGACCTGACCGGCCCGCACGGCTCGTACAGCGTCGTCGACGCGCAGTATGCGAAGAACGGCGTCCTGTTCTTCACCGCGCAGGACGTGGGGGAGAGCGGCCGCGACTTCGTCGCCCGCAACACCGCGCTGTACGTCATCGACGGCGAGGGCGCCGTGCCGCGCATCCTGACCGACCCCGAGACGGTGGACTTCACCGAGTCCGGCATCGCCGCCTACGGCGACGACGCCGTGCTCCTGGTCGACCGCCGCCGCGGCGCTCTCGTGCTCACCGAGGTGGACGCGTCGGGCGCGCTGCGCACGCTGACCGACGACCAGACCGTGGTGGGCGGCGCGGGCGTCGCGGACGACACCATCGTCGTGAACTTCGCCGACGCCCGCACCGCGGGCGACGTCGCCCTCGTCGACGGCGACCGCCTGCACCGGCTCACCGACCTGTCGGCGCCGCTTCGCGGCAAGGGCGTCCTCCCTCCTCAGGAGCTGACGGTCACCGGCCGCGACGGCTACCCGATCCACGGCTGGGTCGTGGTGCCGGAGGGGGAGGGGCCGCATCCCGTGCTCCTCAACATCCACGGCGGACCGTTCGCGTCGTACACCGGTGCGTTGTTCGACGAGGCGCAGGTCTACGCCGCCGCGGGCTACGCCGTGGTCATGTCCAACCCGCGCGGCTCGGCCGGCTACGGGCAGGAGCACGGCCGGGTCATCCGCCAGAAGATGGGAACCGTCGACCTGAACGACGTGCTCGACTTCCTCGACGGCTCCATCCAGCAGGTCGCGGGTCTCGACGGCGAGCGGGTCGGCATCATGGGCGGCTCGTACGGCGGCTACCTCACCGCGTGGACGATCGCGCACGACCACCGGTTCGCGGGCGCGATCGTGGAGCGCGGCTTCCTCGACCCCGACGCCTTCGTCGGCACGAGCGACATCGGCAGCTTCTTCGGCGACGAGTACACCGGCACCGATCCGGAGCTCATGCGCTCGCAGAGCCCGCAGGCCGTGGTCGACCAGGTGCGCACGCCGACGCTGGTGCTCCACTCGTCCGCCGATCTGCGCTGCCCGCTGGGCCAGGCCGAGCGCTACTACGCGGCGCTCAAGCGGCGGGGCGTCGAGACCGAGCTCGTGATCTTCCCGGGCGAGGACCACGAGCTGAGCCGGAGCGGCCGGCCGCGGCACCGCAAGCAGCGGTTCGACATCATCCTGGCCTGGTGGGCCGACCACCTGCCCAGCCGCAGCAACCACCGCTGA
- a CDS encoding RNA helicase, with protein sequence MTDQTLSPAERYAASRDRARQPLLETFREGLRFDLDPFQREACASLERGRSVLVAAPTGAGKTIVAEFAVFLAMREANAKVFYTTPMKALSNQKFQEFVEAYGPESVGLLTGDTNINSHARIVVMTTEVLRNMLYADSDLLGDLAYVVMDEVHYLADRFRGAVWEEVIIHLPSEVRMVSLSATVSNAEEFGDWLQAVRGDTDVVVSEERPVPLEQHILMRSKLIDLFDSSGLAATNRVNPELVQMARYGGRVLSSRQMRDVGRYHSKGGRPDSFRMNRADLVALLDDRNLLPAIFFIFSRNGCDAAVNQVLRAGVRLTEQHEREEIRAIVEERCRTLLDEDLAVLGYWEWLEGLERGVAAHHAGLLPAFKEVVEELFRRKLVKVVFATETLALGINMPARTVVLEKLEKFNGEARVPITPGEYTQLTGRAGRRGIDVEGHSVIQWEDGLDPQSVASLASRRSYPLNSSFRPTYNMAVNLIDQFGRVRTREILESSFAQFQADRAVVDLARKAMQQEQSLAGYEEAMTCHLGDFKEYFAIRRELTDLERKGSRIESASNEEREKRQRQLAALRKRMKDHPCHRCTEREQHARWAERWWKLKRDTDRLRAQIQSRTGAVAKVFDRVSDVLLELGYLTEEDGETALTVHGRTLKRIYGERDLLVAECLRRGVWKDLDAPGLAAMACALVFEPRRDEGLASERTLPRGAFRPALEKTTTLWSKLDDLEQDHRLPGSEPPSTAISLAMWMWSRGSGLDAVLREADMAAGDFVRWTKQTIDLLDQLSLVAQGNVGRVARQALESIRRGIVAYSSVA encoded by the coding sequence GTGACCGACCAGACGCTCTCGCCGGCGGAGCGGTACGCCGCCTCCCGCGACCGGGCCCGCCAGCCCCTGCTCGAGACCTTCCGCGAGGGCCTGCGGTTCGATCTCGACCCGTTCCAGCGTGAGGCGTGCGCCTCCCTCGAACGCGGACGCAGCGTCCTCGTCGCCGCTCCCACCGGCGCGGGCAAGACGATCGTCGCCGAGTTCGCCGTGTTCCTGGCGATGCGCGAGGCGAATGCGAAGGTCTTCTACACGACGCCGATGAAGGCGCTCAGCAACCAGAAGTTCCAGGAGTTCGTCGAGGCGTACGGACCCGAGTCCGTCGGCTTGCTCACCGGCGACACCAATATCAACTCGCACGCCCGTATCGTCGTCATGACGACCGAGGTGCTGCGCAACATGCTCTACGCCGACTCCGACCTCCTCGGCGACCTCGCCTACGTGGTCATGGACGAAGTGCACTACCTGGCCGACCGGTTCCGCGGGGCGGTGTGGGAGGAGGTCATCATCCACCTGCCGTCGGAGGTGCGGATGGTGTCCCTCAGCGCCACCGTGTCCAACGCGGAGGAGTTCGGCGACTGGCTGCAGGCGGTTCGCGGTGACACCGACGTGGTGGTGTCGGAGGAGCGTCCCGTGCCGCTCGAGCAGCACATCCTGATGCGCTCCAAGCTGATCGACCTGTTCGACTCGTCGGGGCTCGCGGCCACGAACCGCGTCAATCCGGAGCTGGTGCAGATGGCGCGCTACGGCGGCCGCGTGCTGAGCAGCCGCCAGATGCGGGATGTGGGCCGCTACCACTCGAAGGGCGGTCGGCCCGACAGCTTTCGGATGAACCGCGCCGACCTCGTCGCGCTGCTCGACGACCGCAATCTGCTGCCCGCCATTTTCTTCATCTTCAGCCGCAACGGTTGCGACGCCGCGGTCAACCAGGTCCTGCGCGCCGGCGTGCGGCTGACCGAGCAGCACGAGCGCGAGGAGATCCGCGCCATCGTGGAGGAGCGCTGCCGCACCCTCCTCGACGAAGACCTGGCCGTACTCGGCTACTGGGAGTGGCTGGAGGGCCTGGAGCGCGGGGTCGCCGCCCATCACGCGGGGCTGCTGCCGGCCTTCAAGGAGGTCGTGGAGGAGCTGTTCCGGCGCAAGCTCGTCAAGGTCGTGTTCGCGACCGAGACCCTGGCGCTCGGCATCAACATGCCCGCGCGCACGGTCGTGCTCGAGAAGCTGGAGAAGTTCAACGGCGAGGCGCGGGTCCCGATCACGCCGGGGGAGTACACGCAGCTCACCGGACGCGCGGGGCGGCGCGGCATCGACGTCGAGGGGCACTCGGTCATCCAGTGGGAGGACGGGCTCGACCCGCAGTCGGTCGCCTCGCTGGCCTCCCGTCGCAGCTACCCCCTGAACTCGAGCTTCCGACCGACGTACAACATGGCGGTCAACCTGATCGACCAGTTCGGCCGGGTTCGGACCCGCGAGATCCTGGAGTCGTCGTTCGCGCAGTTCCAGGCCGACCGCGCGGTGGTCGACCTCGCCCGGAAGGCGATGCAGCAGGAGCAGTCGCTCGCCGGGTACGAAGAGGCGATGACCTGCCACCTCGGCGACTTCAAGGAGTACTTCGCGATCCGCCGCGAGCTGACCGACCTGGAGCGCAAGGGCTCCCGCATCGAGTCGGCGTCCAACGAGGAGCGCGAGAAGCGGCAGCGTCAGCTGGCCGCTCTGCGCAAGCGGATGAAGGACCACCCGTGCCACCGCTGCACCGAGCGCGAACAGCATGCCCGCTGGGCCGAGCGCTGGTGGAAGCTGAAGCGCGACACCGACCGGTTGCGGGCGCAGATCCAGTCCCGTACCGGGGCCGTCGCGAAGGTGTTCGACCGCGTCTCCGACGTGCTCCTCGAACTCGGCTATCTGACCGAGGAGGACGGCGAGACGGCGCTCACCGTGCACGGCCGCACCCTCAAGCGCATCTACGGCGAGCGGGACCTCCTCGTCGCCGAGTGCCTGCGCCGGGGCGTCTGGAAGGACCTGGATGCGCCCGGCCTCGCGGCGATGGCGTGCGCGCTGGTATTCGAGCCGCGCCGCGATGAGGGGCTGGCCAGCGAGCGCACGCTGCCGCGCGGCGCGTTCCGTCCGGCACTGGAGAAGACCACCACCCTCTGGAGCAAGCTGGACGACCTGGAGCAGGACCACCGCCTCCCGGGCAGCGAGCCGCCGTCGACCGCCATCTCCCTCGCCATGTGGATGTGGTCGCGCGGCTCCGGGCTGGACGCGGTGCTCCGCGAGGCGGACATGGCGGCCGGCGATTTCGTCCGCTGGACCAAGCAGACGATCGACCTTCTCGACCAGCTCTCGCTCGTAGCGCAGGGCAACGTGGGTCGCGTCGCGCGGCAGGCGCTGGAGTCGATCCGGCGCGGCATCGTCGCCTACTCGTCCGTGGCGTAG
- a CDS encoding glycerophosphodiester phosphodiesterase gives MSFLDGRPPRIIAHRGLALEAPENTLLAFARALTAGATHVETDIQASADGVAVIAHDPDLARVAGRSVPVAQLTMPELRRIELGHGQGFCSLAEALDAFPQARFNIDVKDARAAAPAVDVIRAVRATDRVLITSFSSERRKAVTDQLPGVASSPAVSEFVPVLLGAKTGVNPAVRHALRGFVAVQVPERRGPLRIVTRLTVDRIHAAGAEVHVWTVNEPNDMIRLLDLGVDGIVTDRCDVLRRVVDARR, from the coding sequence GTGAGTTTCCTGGACGGACGGCCGCCGCGCATCATCGCGCACCGCGGTCTGGCACTCGAAGCGCCCGAGAACACGCTACTGGCGTTCGCGCGCGCCCTGACGGCCGGTGCGACGCACGTCGAGACCGACATCCAGGCCTCGGCCGACGGGGTGGCGGTGATCGCGCACGACCCTGACCTCGCGCGGGTGGCTGGGCGCAGCGTCCCGGTCGCGCAGCTGACGATGCCGGAGCTGCGACGCATCGAGCTCGGCCACGGGCAGGGCTTCTGCTCGCTCGCAGAGGCCCTCGACGCGTTTCCGCAGGCGCGCTTCAACATCGACGTGAAGGACGCGCGCGCCGCCGCCCCGGCCGTCGATGTCATCCGAGCCGTGAGGGCCACCGACCGGGTGCTCATCACCAGCTTCTCCTCTGAACGGAGGAAGGCCGTGACGGATCAGCTCCCCGGCGTCGCTTCCTCCCCCGCTGTCTCGGAGTTCGTGCCAGTGCTGCTGGGGGCCAAGACCGGTGTGAACCCGGCCGTCCGGCACGCGCTGCGCGGCTTCGTGGCCGTGCAGGTGCCCGAGCGGCGCGGGCCTCTGCGGATCGTCACCCGACTCACGGTGGACCGCATCCACGCCGCCGGGGCCGAGGTGCACGTGTGGACGGTGAACGAGCCGAACGACATGATCCGCCTGCTCGATCTCGGCGTCGACGGCATCGTGACCGACCGCTGCGACGTGCTGCGCCGGGTCGTGGACGCCCGCCGCTGA
- a CDS encoding activator of Hsp90 ATPase 1 family protein: METLERTIPASPEAVWELWTTADGISRWWAPDGFRTDVDLIDARPDGELIYTMTAEDPAQVSFLEQNGLPLRTRARKIFTELRRPTRIAYRSVIDFVPDHEPYEQLTVVDLEPSSEGTRVVMQVEELHDDVWTERLLAGRANELDNLARLVS; the protein is encoded by the coding sequence ATGGAAACCCTCGAGCGCACCATTCCCGCCTCGCCCGAAGCCGTATGGGAACTCTGGACCACCGCCGACGGCATCTCCCGCTGGTGGGCGCCGGACGGCTTCCGCACCGACGTCGACCTCATCGACGCGCGCCCGGACGGCGAGCTGATCTACACGATGACCGCGGAAGATCCTGCCCAAGTCTCGTTCCTCGAGCAGAACGGCCTGCCCCTGCGCACCCGAGCGCGGAAGATCTTCACCGAGCTCCGCCGCCCGACGCGCATCGCCTACCGGTCGGTCATCGACTTCGTGCCCGACCACGAGCCGTATGAGCAGCTCACCGTGGTCGATCTGGAACCGTCCAGCGAGGGGACCCGCGTGGTGATGCAGGTGGAGGAACTGCACGACGACGTCTGGACCGAGCGCCTCCTCGCTGGCCGCGCCAACGAACTCGACAACCTCGCGCGACTGGTCTCCTGA
- a CDS encoding short-chain dehydrogenase, translated as MANPPFPGSLTGKRALVTGSSRGIGADTAQYLAEAGASVVINYRNKEARAQKLVAAIEEQGGTALAVGADLTDPESVAAMFRTVEQAWGGLDILVLNASGGMESGMAEDYAMQLNRDAQVNTLTAALPLLGEGSRVVFVTSHQAHFIKTTPTMPEYEAVAVSKRAGEDALRALLPTLAEKGVEFVVVSGDMIEGTITATLLNRLNPGAIDARKEAAGRLYNVSEFAAEVAAAAVEPVPADHTRLVGDVSSFTPIVESELTEGRGE; from the coding sequence GTGGCCAACCCCCCTTTCCCTGGTTCGCTGACGGGCAAGCGCGCCCTCGTGACCGGTTCGTCCCGCGGTATCGGCGCCGACACCGCGCAGTACCTCGCAGAGGCCGGCGCGAGCGTCGTCATCAACTACCGCAACAAAGAGGCGCGGGCGCAGAAGCTCGTGGCCGCCATCGAGGAGCAGGGCGGGACGGCCCTCGCCGTCGGCGCCGACTTGACCGACCCCGAGTCGGTTGCGGCCATGTTCCGGACGGTCGAGCAGGCCTGGGGCGGGCTCGACATCCTCGTGCTCAACGCTTCCGGCGGCATGGAGTCGGGCATGGCCGAGGACTACGCCATGCAGCTCAACCGTGACGCGCAGGTGAACACGCTGACCGCCGCCCTCCCGCTGCTCGGCGAGGGCTCGCGTGTGGTGTTCGTCACCAGCCACCAGGCGCACTTCATCAAGACGACCCCGACGATGCCCGAGTACGAGGCCGTCGCGGTGAGCAAGCGGGCCGGCGAGGACGCGCTGCGCGCCCTCCTGCCGACGCTCGCCGAGAAGGGCGTCGAGTTCGTCGTCGTCTCGGGCGACATGATCGAGGGCACCATCACGGCGACCCTCCTCAACCGACTGAACCCGGGCGCGATCGACGCGCGCAAGGAGGCCGCGGGCCGTCTGTATAACGTGAGCGAGTTCGCCGCCGAGGTGGCCGCGGCGGCGGTGGAGCCGGTGCCGGCCGACCACACCCGTCTCGTCGGCGACGTGTCCAGCTTCACGCCGATCGTGGAGTCGGAGCTGACGGAGGGTCGCGGCGAGTGA